The sequence below is a genomic window from Theobroma cacao cultivar B97-61/B2 chromosome 6, Criollo_cocoa_genome_V2, whole genome shotgun sequence.
ttacacgccatgttcaATAAAAATGTTACAATCCATGTGCTAACACATGTTatttccataaatttttttacacgCCATGTGCATTAAAGatgcatgacgtgtaacaatttTAGGCAATGTTTCTAATACATATTCTAATTTACACAAAAAGTTTCGAAAATTAATGTGTTGCAGCAATAAACCCAATAAAATACCTTGATGAGATCTTTGCTCTAGGATCTATTTATCGATGAtgatggtgctcaacagagaATTGACAGAACTGATACAGTTCGGAGAGCTAAGAGAGCTGGTGACGATGGTGCTCAATAGAGAGTTGATAGAGCAGATACAGTTCAGAGAGCTGAGAGAGTTGAGCAAGTTGAAATAGCTGAgtatttattttctctatGGTAGAAGAGAGATATTAGGAGGTTAATTTGCCAAGATGTTTTTGTCTACTCATGCTTGTTCTTAGGTCAAAACAGATAACTTTATATGATTGACTATTTCTAAAATCACCTTATGAGAAGGGTTATTTCTTACAATTTCCTCTTTCAAGTgtttcaacaaaaataaacacatttaaacaaatctacaatttttttgtttttggtaatGATATCTTGAATTccatatagatatatatggtttcctttttaaaaaaaaataaggggTTGCTAGGCAACTATGCATATGGCAATATTAAAGTTACGTGTTATAAAACCCTGCCTTGTCCTAAGCTACCTACTTCACTTTCCCCTTGAAAACCTTCATTCTGTTCCTGCAATTATAATGGCATCAAAGCAAGCAATGGTGGCTTTTGCTGCTCTCATCATATGCCTCTTGCTTTCTTCAGgtaattaaatatcaatatttagtatacaattaaaaaaaataatgaagcaTGCAAGTGTATATCTGTTTGTTTTATAGGTATTGGAGTGAGCGGCCAAACTTGTTACTACATTGAAGAAAATTGTCGTGCCAATGCTGATTGCACAAAAATATGCTCCAATCAGGGATACGAGTCCGGTGCCATATGTGTTCCTAACAATACGGGATCGACGCATTGTTGCTGTGTCATTGACTCTTGACCGTACCTAAACTATTAGGTGGTAGAATAAAGGTGGCATTGTAGCCACATATAATGGGTCTGAGCTTTATTGTCACTGTTGTTTTCATAAagtaaaataagaaaacattGATCTAAGCCTAGTATTTTTTgcaattattgtttttttcataatttcgagcacttaaaattaaaattaaagagtgGATAATCCTCCAAAATCTTTAATGCTTTTTAATTTGtctactttttttctttttaattttggtatttAGTCTGATAATCATTGTTCCCCTTACTTTTCCTATTCATTGTTAGATTTTTTGGATGGTTCTGATGGTTTATCATTTGCTCCAAACTAGTTCTAttctatatataaattattatcaacTCAACAAAATTAGAATGATGAAGATGTATAATACTTCACCATATTTTGATTATGTTGGACAGTTTCAACAATAAtaatgaaagaataaaaaaaactttttttgaacaattatgattatttaagagttatatttgttcaaataattatgtgaaaaatcaaacaattatatttgttaaaatATAGACAATTGTGTGTATTGGAAATAGATAGTTGTGTTTTTTAGGAAAAGACATCTTTGTCTACAAATAAGACTTTCTGTTTTCTAAAATAggaatgtaaaagaaaaagggaaaagaagaaTAGGAACAATTCACAATTATTCTCTCCGCCtgtttcaatttcttcttaAGGGTCCGTTTAATAACcgaaaaataatttgttgagaaaagattttgtggaaaatatttcatagaaaaatttaatgtttcataataaatatataggTTTATGGAAATTGAACTTAATGATTCAATTTTAGTCAACATTGTGTTTGAATCAAGAGATGTAATTCTTTAAACAACTACAGTTACTACAATCACTTAATGAAAGAATATTTCATtagaataaattgaaaataatgatgaatgtTGTCCACAAATAAGGATGAAAAGCAAAATGATTAGAAAGGCAAAAGATTTTTGTGAGACCCTCAATTTCTATACAAGGGTAAAACCATAATCTTTCTTGATTAGCTTTGgagaatttttgtttttgaaacaaataacaaaattttcttggaaaacacgtattttatgaaaaaagaaaaagaaaaaccaagtTAAAACCAACTATTTGCATCCATCAAATCTTGTCAAATCCacaattttctgtttttggtAATAAATCTTCAAGCTCATCTACAATCTAAAGCTTCATGAGATTCATGAACCAAactgtaattaatttttgcattgaggatttatttaaattaaatcaattccatatatatatggtttccttttacttaaaaaaaaaataataagggGCTGCTAGGCAACAATGTATATGGCTATTTTAAAGCTGAGTGTTATAAAACCTTACCTCGTCCTAGGCTACCTAGATTCCTAGTTCCTACCTCACTCTCCCTGGAAAACCTGCCTTTTGTCCCTGTAATTATAATGGCATCAAAGCAAGCAACGGTGGCTTTGTTGCTCTCATCATATGTTTTTCACTTTCTCCAGGTAATTAAATAACAATATTTAGTATACGTTGCAATGCATATATCCTGTTTTTACTTAAAGAATcaagtttaatattttttttacaattaaaaaaataatgatgcaTGCAAGTG
It includes:
- the LOC18595964 gene encoding defensin-like protein 276, with amino-acid sequence MASKQAMVAFAALIICLLLSSGIGVSGQTCYYIEENCRANADCTKICSNQGYESGAICVPNNTGSTHCCCVIDS